One genomic window of Solanum stenotomum isolate F172 chromosome 9, ASM1918654v1, whole genome shotgun sequence includes the following:
- the LOC125875971 gene encoding probable carboxylesterase 120 yields MSDQNSETMPIDPNVDPYGCLGMVRNSDGSITRLQEPLVPVDTSNDLSHLVFTKDISINSSKNTWARIILPRELLHSTTNTPKLPLVIYFHGGGFIVATVDTPIFQGLYASIASEIPAVVVSIEYRQAPEHRLPAAYDDCMEALHWIKTKPDELLSNHADFSKCFLMGTSAGGNVVYHVGLRAAESWDNLKPLEIKGLILNQPFFGGIERTQSEVRLVNDNMLSPIISDIMWDLGLPEGADRDHEYSNPMVGIESNPNLFDQVKLLGWKMLVTGCDGDPLIDRQVDLVRVLKELGVQVEGSFTQGAYHGSEVVDPLKAKEFSLLVKELISHL; encoded by the coding sequence ATGTCTGATCAAAACAGTGAAACTATGCCAATTGATCCTAATGTTGATCCCTATGGCTGTTTAGGCATGGTTCGTAATTCTGATGGTTCCATCACACGTCTACAGGAACCTCTTGTCCCGGTAGACACATCCAATGATCTTTCCCATCTAGTCTTCACCAAAGATATTTCCATTAACTCATCAAAGAACACATGGGCACGTATTATCCTCCCTCGTGAACTTCTCCATTCCACCACCAATACTCCTAAACTTCCTCTCGTGATCTATTTTCACGGGGGAGGATTCATAGTGGCAACTGTAGATACCCCCATCTTCCAAGGGCTGTACGCGTCCATTGCTAGTGAAATTCCAGCAGTTGTTGTGTCAATTGAGTATCGTCAAGCCCCCGAGCATCGACTTCCAGCAGCATACGACGATTGCATGGAGGCATTACATTGGATCAAGACCAAACCCGACGAGTTGTTATCCAACCATGCTGATTTCTCCAAATGCTTTCTAATGGGCACGAGTGCCGGAGGCAACGTGGTGTATCACGTGGGCCTACGCGCCGCGGAGAGTTGGGACAACCTCAagcctttggaaatcaaggggTTGATATTGAATCAACCTTTCTTTGGTGGGATTGAGAGGACACAATCAGAAGTACGATTGGTTAATGACAACATGTTATCCCCTATTATAAGTGATATCATGTGGGACCTAGGATTGCCTGAAGGTGCTGATCGCGATCATGAGTATTCAAATCCAATGGTGGGGATTGAATCAAACCCGAACCTATTTGATCAAGTAAAATTATTAGGGTGGAAGATGTTGGTGACTGGATGTGATGGCGATCCTTTAATTGACCGCCAAGTTGACTTAGTAAGGGTGTTGAAAGAATTGGGCGTTCAAGTAGAGGGTAGTTTCACTCAAGGAGCATATCACGGATCCGAGGTTGTTGATCCTTTGAAAGCTAAAGAATTTTCCTTGCTTGTAAAGGAACTTATTAGTCACTTATGA
- the LOC125877336 gene encoding uncharacterized protein LOC125877336, protein MDDLRDSQKAIIQEALEMGELTIVRGLNQQLDLSRACDTRWRSHCKSFNNLILMFGSILEVLELLALDARSIDERAKAMGHLESYRTFEVAFMLHLMRDVLTITNVLNKCLQKNEQDVANAMLLVEVAKRRFQVLRDDE, encoded by the coding sequence ATGGATGATTTACGAGATTCTCAAAAAGCAATAATTCAAGAGGCATTAGAGATGGGTGAACTTACAATCGTTAGGGGCTTGAATCAACAACTTGATCTTTCGAGAGCTTGTGATACTCGTTGGAGATCTCATTGTAAATCCTTTAACAATTTAATTCTTATGTTTGGGTCtattcttgaagttcttgaattacttGCTCTTGATGCACGAAGTATAGATGAAAGAGCCAAGGCAATGGGACATCTTGAATCTTATCGAACATTTGAGGTTGCATTCATGTTGCATTTGATGAGAGATGTATTAACAATCACAAATGTGCTCAATAAATGCTTACAAAAAAATGAGCAAGATGTTGCAAACGCCATGCTACTTGTTGAAGTAGCAAAGAGAAGGTTTCAAGTTTTAAGGGATGATGAATGA
- the LOC125877338 gene encoding uncharacterized protein LOC125877338: MSNMLEAQKKKKEDAKRNNKSSGKDQENSPKKILQKKRKQKIIYGNKGSNSQLPMKEGKNANDHEQQIIHGEFESLGEDNPLNNSNATLIDNNIDNTCLYPLLHACEELESEKFKECSKSNIKQDQNDSFEEEVADQQQEEDINGDSDLNKITCEDGLPDNSDRIINVNIINYGSRLLARDENDGNYHITQGIPRSTKFRSIDNLYKCTSRISPIEDEYNWNFPTKEDPNMNHLANEYSSIKTNEKNVGCERKGRNNNGEKDFDTSSP, translated from the exons ATGTCCAATATGCTCGAagcacaaaagaaaaagaaagaagatgcCAAGAGGAACAACAAATCTTCTGGAAAGGACCAAGAGAACTCTCCCAAGAAGATATTACAGAAAAAGCGaaagcaaaaaattatttatg GGAACAAGGGAAGCAATTCACAACTTCCCATGAAAGAGGGGAAGAATGCAAACGATCATGAACAACAAATTATTCACG GTGAGTTTGAGAGCCTTGGCGAAGATAACCCATTGAATAATTCTAACGCTACCTTAATAGACAATAACATTGACAATACGTGTTTGTATCCCCTCCTTCATGCTTGCGAG GAGTTAGAAAGTGAGAAATTCAAAGAATGCAGCAAAAGCAACATAAAACAGGATCAAAATGATTCTTTTGAGGAGGAAGTTGCTGAtcaacaacaagaagaagataTCAATG GTGATTCAGATCTCAACAAAATTACTTGTGAAGATGGTCTCCCAGATAATTCTGATCGTATTATAAACGTCAATATTATCAATTATGGCTCGAGACTTTTGGCAAGAGATGAAAATGATGGAAACTATCATATCACACAAGGAATACCGAGAAGTACAAAATTTCGTTCCATCGACAACCTCTATAAG TGTACTTCCAGGATCTCACCAATTGAAGATGAATATAATTGGAATTTTCCAACTAAAGAAGACCCAAATATGAATCATTTGGCAAACGAATATTCAAGTATCAAAACAAACGAAAAGAACGTTGGTTGTGAGAGAAAAGGGAGAAACAACAATGGAGAAAAGGATTTTGATACTTCTTCCCCCTAA